CAGTGGGGACTTCAGGTCCTGGGTGCGATCGGCGTACTGATTATCGGCTGGTGGCTGTCGAGTCGCATTTCGGCAACGACCCGACGCGCGTTGGAGCGCGGCAAAGTCGATGCGACGCTCGTGCCATTCTTCAGCAATATGGCTTACTACCTGGCTCTTGCCGTTACGATAATCGCAGTCCTCAATCTTTTCGGAATCGAGACGACTTCCCTGATCGCGGTGCTCGGTGCCGCAACGGTTGCGATTGGCTTGGCGTTGCAGGGGACGCTCTCCTCTTTCGCCTCCGGAGTGATGCTTCTGATCTTTCGTCCGTTCAAGGTCGGCGATTTCGTCGACATCGGTGGGGTCACCGGAAGCGTGATCGAGGTTTCGCTCTTTACCACTCTTCTCCACACACCGGATAACGTGGCGATCATTGTCCCGAACTCGAATGTCTACGGTGCGGTGATCCGGAACTTCTCGGCCAACACGACGCGCCGTCACGACATCACCATGGGCATTGGATACGATGACGATATCGGTGTGGCGATGGACACTCTGCGCAAAGTCCTCGAGGCCGACGCCCGCGTCATGCAAGATCCGGCGCCATTCCTCGGTGTCGTCGAGTTGGCCGACTCCTCGGTCAATATTCTGGTTCGTTGCTGGTGCGAGTCGAAAGACTTCTTTGTCCTGAAGACCGACCTTCTTCGTGAGTTCAAGGAGAAGCTCGAAGCCGCTGGTTGCTCGATCCCTTACCCGCAGCAGGATATTCATGTTCATCGCGAGGAGGCGGCACAGTCGACTTCCGCATAGGTTCTCGAAGCGAACCGACCGCGGTCGTGCCGGCGAAGTCGCTCAGGGTTGTGAGGCTTCGCCGGGTTTTTCGCTGTTCGTTCCTGCTTGTGGCGCCGCCGCTGCCTCTTCCGATTTTTTGGAGGGCAGCAGGGCACCGAGCAGAGCCGAAGAACCGCCAAGCGTGACGCCGTCAAGAATCTGACCGACGAGTTTTCCCCCGCGGCTCGATACGGCTTCGCCCGCCCCTTGGGTGACTACGGCATATTTTGGGTCCGCAAAGGGGCCGCTGACTGCGATATTGATCGGCAGGGACAACAGGCCCTCGGCCGTCCCGAGGATCGCATGGATCGGTTTGATACCCTTCAGTAGGCCGGCGACCGATGGACCGACGCGTGGATTGATTTTCATATCGATCGCCCCGGGCCCTTTGAGATCGACCGTGCCGAAGGCTTGAATATTGCCGATGGCGCCGCCTGCCTGAAGATCCTTGATCCGTGCTGTTCCGCTCTCGATCTCGATCGAACCGTCAAGTTTGGAGAACGCGAAAGCGCCCATCAGGTTGATCCCGGTCGCTTTGGCCAAGAGGTCGAGAGCTTTGAACCCCTCCAGCTTGCCATCTCGTAGGTGTAAATTGATCGACCCGTTTAATCCGTCGATGGCCGGTGCAGGGATCGGTTCCCGCGAGAGTCCGCTGGTTTCAAATTGTAGCTTTCCCCCGACAGTGGTGCTCCCGGCGAAAGCGTCCATCAGTGGTTGGAGTCGGATTCCCTTTCCCGAGCCTTTCCACTGGAGTCGGTCGGCGCCGACTTCGGAGCTGTCGATTTGGAAGTCAATATCGCCCTTCGACACGTCGCTACCGGTAACCTCGACGTGGATTTTATCCACGGTCCGGCTGAATTCGGCTTTCATCTTCCCGACATGGACATCGCGGTAGCGGGATTGATCGATGTCCAGGTGAACGAGAAGCGGGTCGGCCTTGGTGGCTCGTTTTTCCGCGACGGTTTCCGGCAAGGGAATTTTTTCGATGGGCGGTGGCGCCTCCTCATCGATCGGCTTGGCATCGAGGAAGGGCTGCACAAGTGAGGTCAAGTTCATGTCCTTGATGTTCACAGTGACTTCGGTCGTCTTCTCGATGGTTGCCGTGATCGAAAAATTGCCTGCATGCGGTGGGTTCGTTCCCTCGATGGCGGTGGTGATCGAACCATCTTTTTTGCTCTGGAGCTCGGTTTTCAGAATGAAGAACTCCGGCGTTTTCGCCTTGGGCAAAAGAACCGCCAACTTGTTGCTGCCGCTCAGAGTGAGGCTCGCGTCCGCGTCGCTTTGAACCTTGATCTCTCCATTCAGGGGGAGGGCACCGAACTCCTTGGCGGTATCGAGACCGCCAAGTGCGAGAGCCGTTGCGACCGGAAATTCTTGAGCTTCGATCTGAATCGAAAATGACGAGGTTTGCGGAGAAGCGGAACCGCGGGCCTTGAGGTGTCCTTCGCCCAGTTTAATCTTGAGCTCGGCGATCTCCAGCATATCGCCTCCCTTCTCGAGCTTTGAACTGGCTGTGATTCCGATCTTCAACTCGCGAGCGCTTACCGGGCTGCCCTCGATCCGCAGCCCTTCGATAGCGACCTCGGTCTTGATATCCAGCGGGCCTGCAAGGGTGCCCACGGCTTGAATCGAACCGTCGAGTTCCCCCAGGATCTTTGGGCGCGAGGGCGAGGGGGGGAGAAAGGACAAGACCGACCCAAGGGAGAGGTGATCAATTTCGGTACTCGTGTCGAGGTGGAGTGATTGCATCAGGGACGGACTGGCCAATCCGGACAAGATGATTTCGCCGCTGAGGCTGCCAAATTGCTTGCCGGATTCCTTGCCGGAGAGCTTCATTTCGGCCTTGAGGTGGTCCTCTCCATCGTGTTGTGCCTGAATCGCGAGGTTCAGAGTTTTGATCGCTTCTTTTCCGTTGCCTCCCCCGGAGCCTTGGCTCGCTTCAACCTGAAGCTTCCAGTTCCGCGGGTTGTTCCTTTCATTGAGCGAGAGTTGGGCCTTGATCTCTGCGTGGACCTGGGCCCCCGTGCCTGTGGCGTTTTGATTGCGCCAGTGGAGGAGGCTTGTGAGCGATCCCTGCTTTCCCGCTTCGAGATCTTCCAGGCGCAGGGATTCTGCCTCAATCACGGTGTCGCCGCTCTGGTGGATTTGTCGGTATGTGAAATCCGAAAGAACCCCAAGGCCGACGCTGAAGGGCAGACGGAGGGCTGTTTTGGTGGTGTTTGCTTCCGCTTCTGGAGCAACCGGGTTTGCCTCACTCAGGGACGCACTCTCGGCCGGGGCATCCGTGAGCACGAGGGTTCCTTGCTGAATTTCGACGCTTTCGATGGCGATCGGCGCATTCCCGAAGAGGGAGAGGAGGTCGATCGCAATCGAGCCGGACTGCAGGGACGCTTCAATTCCGGCTTCCTCGTATCGATACTGCGCGTCAGTGAGAACCAGCTTGCCGCGAAGGTCGAGGCGACCATGAGCGGCATCGAGAGTCCCGATGCCGCCGAGGCTCAGAGCGGGGGTCAGGACGTGCTGAAACCCGAAGGGTGTCTGGATGAGCCACAGGAAGCCGGCGAGCAAGATCAGCCCCGAGAGCGCGAATTTGAGGAATTTGCGAAAAAACATCCTTGCTGGGCGTATCTGGCGCGGGAAGGTGATGCCATCCCGCGCCCTCCCGAATTCGGGCGGGCCAAGGATCCCGTGCGGCGGTGCTCGGCCTGGAATTGCTTTCAGCTCGGCTCTCGCAAGCCCCGCCAACAGTGAATTTTCTGTGCCCAGCTTGAGAACTGGGCTCTCCAGCACTAAGCATCGGCGTGCCCGAGGAGAACGACTGATGATCTTTGCCGAGAAACTTACCCTGGATTTTCACGGGCGCATCCTCTTCGAGAATGTGAACGCCAAGTTCGTACCGGGCAATTGCTATGGTCTGATCGGCGCCAATGGCGCGGGGAAGTCCACCTTTCTTCGCTGCTTGTCGGGAGAGCAGGAGCCCAGTTCGGGAGCCGTGACGGTCCCGGGAAACCTCCGGTTGAGCATGCTCAAGCAGAACCACTTCGAGTACGACGATGTGGAAGCGCTGCAAGCGGTCATCATGGGGCATCAACGTTTATCCACGGTCATGGCCGAGAAAGACGCGATTTACGCGAAGCCGGACTTCTCGGATGAAGACGGGATTCGCGCCGGAGAACTCGAAGAGGAGTTTGGTAACCTCGATGGTTGGAACGCGGAGTCGGACGCCGGCCAGTTACTGAACTCGTTGGGGATCGAGGAGGCGCGGCACGGTCGTTTGGTAAAGGATCTATCCGATAACGAGAAGGTTCGTGTGCTGCTCGCGCAGGCTCTTTTCGGCGATCCCGATATTCTCCTGCTCGATGAGCCGACCAACCACCTCGATGTCGACTCGATCTTGTGGCTGGAAGAGTTTCTCTACGGGTTCAAAAATACCGTAATTGTCGTCTCGCACGACCGTCACTTCCTCGATCGTATCTGCACTCACATCGCAGATATCGATTACCAAAAAGTCGAGATTTATACCGGGAACTACAGTTTCTGGTACGAGGCGAGCCAAATGGCTCTGCATCAGCGTCGGCAGGCGAACCAGAAGAAAGAGGACAAGATCAAGGAGCTGCAGGCGTTTATCCAGCGCTTCAGTGCCAACGCATCGAAGTCGCGTCAGGCGACCTCTCGGAAGTCCCTGCTCGACAAGATCACGCTCGACGAGATCAAGCCGTCATCCCGAAAATATCCCTGGGTGGAATTTCCGTCGGGCGAAAAGCCGCTCGGGAAAGAGGTTCTGGCGATCGACAAGATCAGCCTCTCCGTTGATGGAGAGCCTTTGTTCACGGATTTGAGCTTCACGGCGAGCAAGGGCGAGCGGATCGCGATCGTCGGCAGTGATTTGGCGGTGACGGGGCTTCTCGAAGTACTCGCGGGAATGCGCGAGCCCGACGCGGGCGAAGTGAAACGCGGCCACACCGTCAATCTGGGCTGTTTTCCGAAAGATAATACGCAGTTCTTTGATACCGATCTCAATCTGACCAACTGGTTGCGCCAGTTCACCGAGAATCAGGAGGAGAATTTCGTCAGGAGCTTCCTGGGTCGGATGCTCTTCAGTGGCGACGAGGTGGAGAAGAGTGCCCGCGTTCTTTCGGGCGGCGAGAAAGTCCGCTGTATGCTGGCGAGTATCATGCTGCAGGCGCCGAACGTGATGGTGCTCGACGGACCGACGAATCATCTTGATCTCGAATCGATCACTGCCTTGAATAATGGCCTCCTGAAGTTCGACGGGACCATGGTCTTCGCCAGCCACGATGTCCAATTCGTCCAGTCGCTCGCAAGCAGAGTCATCGAACTCGACGGCACCGAATTCTTCGATCTCAATATGGGTTACGAGGCCTACCTCGCGAATGCCGACCGCCGTGCACGGCGCGGGCTCGCTGCCTGAGTCCGGTAACACTGCCAACTTGGTCCGATTTCGCTCTGTTCAGAGAGCCTTCCGGCGGCCAGATGTCGGCGCCAAGCCCGTTGCCGCTGATCTTGTGAATGAACGGAGAGGCCAATAAAGGAAGAGGGTGAATTGGCTGCGCGCGAAGGCTTTTGGTTGGGGAGCAGCTTACCTGACCCGACCTCGCGAAGGAGAAGCCTCGGGTCCGCCGGTCAATCCCGAGATGCTCCGACGCACCTTGCGTCGCGGCGATGTGCTGCTGGTGGAGGGTAATCAGCGGGTCAGTGAGGTGATCAAATTTCTGACCCAAAGCTCCTGGTCTCATGCCGCGCTCTATTTGGGCTCGCCGGTAAAGGGGCTCCCGGAGAGCCTCCCTCCTGGAGTCGCCGCGTCGCGTGAGGCGGGCGACAACCATTTATTGATCGAGGCTGTCCTTGGGGAAGGTGTGACTCTGAGCCCCTTGTCGCGCTACGACGGTTTCAATCTGCGGATCTGTCGCCCGGTTGGACTTCGTCAGGAGGACCTTGAAACGGTCGTTGGCAAAACGGTCAGCCAGCTCGGCTCCCGCTACAATGTGCGGCAAGTCTTCGAGTTGGCGCGTTATCTATTTCCGGTGGAATTGATTCCGGCACGATTCCGTCGCAAGGCGCTCGAGGCGACCAGCGAACTTACCCACGAGGTGATTTGCTCGAGCTTGATTGCGCAGGCCTTTCAGGATGTGGGCTTTCCGATCCTGCCTCACCTTCTCGCGCAAGAACCGCCGGAATCCCGGAGTGCGTGGTCCCCCTTGCGGGTCTGGCGGCGCCCCTACTCGGGTTTGTTCGAGCATAAGAAGTCGCAACTCATAACGCCACGAGATTTTGATTTGTCGCCTTATTTTGAGGTCGTGAAACTGCCGGTGGACGGAGCCGAGGGGTTTGACTACCGACGGATGCGCTGGATTGAATCCGAGTAGGCCGCGGGAGCGCCATCTCCGCGGCGAAAGGAATCCTCATGCAGTTTCATTTTGGGCGGCGTTTCGCTTCTAGCTTGTCGACACGTGCTTGTTGAGGAACTGCGCGAGACCGGCAACCGCGTCGCGTGACTCCGGGACATCATCACCGAAGGCGTGCCAGACATGGACCATGTCGGGCCAGACTTCGAGCTGCACGGAAACGCCGGCCTCCTTGGCCTTTGCCGCAAAGCGGGTGGAATCATCCCGGAGGACTTCCGCCTCGCCCACCTGCAGCAGGAGCGGCGGCAGGCCAGATGGGTCAGCGTAAAGGGGTGATGCGGTAGGGGTGTCCGCGGCCGCTTGTTCGCCGAGATACCAACCGGCCATCTCAAGCAGACCCTCCATGGTGACCACGGGGTCGACCGCGGCCTTTTCGGTATTCGAGGGACCGGTGCCCGCGAGGTCCAGCCATGCGGAGAGGCCTGCGGCTGCCGCCGGTAGAGGTTCTCCGGCATCGCGCAGCGCCAATAGCGTCGCGACCGTCAGACCACCGCCTGCTGAGTCTCCGGCGATGACGGTCTTGTCAGGGGCAATGCCGCTGTCGCGCAGGAATCGGCAGGCCGCCAAAGCATCCTCGACTGCGGCGGGGTGCGGATTTTCGGGGGCGAGTCGGTAGTCAAGGATCAGCACACGGCAGCCAAGCTCACGTGCGAGGCGTCCCGCGAGCGCTCGATGGGTCGCGATCGATCCGATCGCATAGCCGCCGCCATGCAAATATAGCAGGGCGCGGGAAGTGTCGCTGTCGGTAAATGAAATCCATTCTGCGGGAACACCGCCGGCGCTGATGGGTTCGGCCTTCATGCCGGCAGGCGCTGGCATGGCACCCATCATGGCTTCCATGCCCTCGCGGAGAACAGACACTTCGGCACCAGGGGCAAAGGGCGAGGCATCGCCCATCAGGGCGAGGACGGCGGTGTATTCGGGACTTGGCATTCTCTCACCCTAGCGTAACTTCGGGGTGGCTTGCACCTGCTCTTGCGACGAGAATCTACAAGGTCGGTCGGGGTTTGAGTGGAGTCGGACTCCTTAGCGCGCGGCTGGCACTGATCGCTTCGCTGGTGGTCAGCGGGCGGTCGTACACCAGAAGTCTCTCCAGCTGGCCGCCGAACGCGGCGCACAGGACCAGCTCGTCACCGCCGAGGTCGCCGAGCATTTTCGGAAGAAAAGACCAACCTTGGGATGTGTGGCCGCCGTCATCCAGGGTCTCGTCGACGACGGTCGAGAGGATGCGCGGACCTCCGTCGCATATGAAAGCGATCGTATGCGACTGCTCGTCCCAGATCTCGGGATGTCCCGACGCATTCGAGGCATGATGAACGTCTTCGCCGCAGCCGTCACGCAGGAGGAGCTCGACTTCGAGATCTTCGGTCAGGCGGATCGCATAGCCCCGCGTGAGGGTCTTCTCGGTCGGTCCCTCGCCGCGAGCGGCCGTGATGGTGGACCAGGCCTCGATGATTGATTCACCCGGTCGCAGGCTCTTTCGGTTGCCGCGCAGTTGCAGGATGATCGTGAAGCCGCCGCGCGATCGGATGTCGACGAGCGCCGGCGCATCTAAGGCAGCGCGCGCTGCGCCTGAAACAGGCGAGTCGGGTTGGACATCCAGAGATTTGGCTTCCGAGGGCAGCTCATCGAGTTCGGGCTGGTGTCGGAGCAACTCCAGCAAGCGCGGCTCGACGATATGGTAGCGGACGCCGAGTTTGTTGGACTGCACAAAGGACAGGCGGCCATGCTGGTCTTCGAGCCAATCGGCATATCCCGGGCCGTCAACGATGGACCATTCCTCGTTCCAGTCGTCACGTTCCTCGTAGCCGGGCCCATCCCACCAAAGGACGATTTCCGGTTGATGCCAGCAGATATGGCCGTCGTCGGTCGAGCGCCCTGTGGTCAACCATAAAACGCGTCGGCCACAATATCCCGACCGTTCGGTGCGGCCATTATTATAGTAAAGGAGCGCGTATTCGCTGCCTGCGGTTGCCGATGGCGTGCGGAGTTCGCAGGGCGTGATCGCACCACGCGGGTTGCGTAAATATCCCGATGGACTTTGCGGCCGGGGTTTACCGTCAAAGTTCAACCAGAAGCTGGGCTCCCAATGCTTGCCGCTGTCGCTCGAATAGGAGGCCGCCAATTTTCCCGTCTCGGTGCGCCACAGAGAAAAGAGACGGCCCGGAATTTTTCCCACCGAGAGCACATGGGGTTCTTCGCCCAGCGCAAGCGCTCCGCCGGGAGCGCATAGGCCGGCATCGCCCTCGGGTAGAGTCTTCCAGGTTGCCGTGGTGGGATCCTCGCAGTGCAGGAAGTCCTTGCTGCAAAGGAAAAAAACCTCCGAGTGAGCCGTTTCGCCAGCCCCATCGGGGGTTTTCTGGAAGGCCATATAGACCGCGCCATCGATGATCGATGGCTTGTCGCAGAGGAACATCCCCATCGTGCGGCCTTCCCACGGGTTGGCACGGTCAATCCGCGTGCGTCGCACGGGCACGACGCCGCGCTGGTGGCTCCAACTCGCACCAGCATCGTCGGAAAAGCGGAAATAGTATCCTTCGTCCAGCTGCATATCGGTGCGAGAGAGGGTTTTGCCCGCGGGGTGCGCCCCGGAGTTGCAGCCGTAGAAAACGAAGATGCGGTCGGGTCGTCCCGGACGCCGTTGGACGAGTTGGTAGCCGTCGTGCGATTGGCGCTCGGGGTCAGGCTCGATCGCAGCGAGCGGCGTCCAGTTTCTTCCCTGATCGAAGCTCCGCGAGCCGAAGAGCCGCAAGCCCGGGCCGCCCTCGCGATTTTCCGAATGGTGAAGCACGACCGAAAGAGTCGGATGTTGCTGATCGGCGACCTCGACGGCCACGATGTTCTGGCTGTCGTAGTAACCGTTGCGATCGGAAATAATGGTGCCGGATTTCAGATCGCGCGAGTCGCGCGGGTCTCGGGCTGCCGGCAAGGAGTCAAGGCTGGGCATGGCCAATCTGTAGCGGATGTCCGGCCCTTATGGCGAGTCGTCGAGGGCGGGTGCAAGCGGATGCCCAGTCTCGGGTGATGTCGTGGCCGCATCGAACCTGAATTCTGCCGTGAAGTGGAACTCGCTACCCCTGCCTTCGACGCTCTCCACCCAGACCCGGCCACCGAGGAGTTCGACCAATTCTTTCACGATGGCGAGCCCCAGTCCGCTTCCCTCGGTTTCCTGATTGATCTGGTAGAAGGGTTGAAAGAGAAACGGGAGTGCCTGCGGAGAGATGCCGCAACCGGTGTCGGCGATCCGCAGGTGCAAATTGCAGCGATCGTTGTCCCTGCTGGCGAGTCCGACCTTGACGCGAATGGTCCCGCTCTCGGTGTATTTGATGGCGTTGGTTGTCAGGTTGGCGATGATCTGGCGGAGTCGGCCAGCATCTCCGAATAGCCGTGGGGGTAGCTTGGCATCGATCACCAGACGCAGGTGCAGGTCTTTTTCTTTGGCCAGTAGTTCGAGCCCAGCGCAGGCCTCTCGGATGACTTCTTCCGGCGAGAAGAAGGATTCCCGGAGAGTAAGCTTGCCCGCCTCCAGCTTCGAGAATTCGAGAAAATCATCGAGCAGCGAGAGCAGGGTCCGCGCGGCCGAGCGGGCCATGGTAAGGTACCCGCTCGCGGTTGGGGAAATGGTCTGATCGAGGGCCATATCGATCATGCCGAATACGATGTTCAGAGGCGTCCGTATCTCGTGGCTGGTCTGGGCAAGCACCGCACTCTTGGATGCACTATCCGCTTCGGCTCGCAGGCGGGCGGTTTCGAGGCGGATCTGCCGGCTCTCGTCTGGCGTCGCATTTTTCCCGACGACGAGGACGAGGTCACGCACGCCGTCCTTCCAAAAGGGCATCGAGCGAATATCAAGGTCGATGGCCTCACCCTCGGCTGTTTGCCGGCGCAGTTGGTAGCCAAAAAATTTATCGGCCCCGGTTTTCAGACGATCCTTCCCGCGTTGACGCGCGGCAATCAGTTCTTCGGGGGACAAGAGGTCGAGTACGTTGGTTCCCACGAGATTGGCGATGGAAATGTCGAGAACTTGTGAGGCGACAGTATTGGCGAACAGGATCGTGCCCAATTCGTCGTGGACGATCACCAAATCGGGGAGCGTGTCGATGAGACTGCGGTACTCGTTGGAAATAATATCCAACATGCTCCGGTGCTTGACCGTGATCAGGAGCACGGAGCACTCAGGGTCGGGCAAGGAGACTTTTGTGGCCATCGCACTCTGGCGAATCCGACCAGCGCGCTCGATGGTGATCGGGAAACTGGTTGGAATCTGTTTGTCGGCTCGAATGATCCGGTCGGCGATCGATTCTCCGAGAAGGGATCCGAGCGGTGCCGGATCGAATTCCGTCGCTTTTCGGTAACCGAAGAGAAAGCCTGCTTCCGGAGTCATCGCGAGGACGAGGTTTCCACGAATCAATAGTGCCGGCTGCGCGATATCGGCCAGGAAAGCTTGTTCTTTGCCGGCAGGAAGTGGGGTGGAATCATGCATGAGAGGTCTTCGAGAAACCTACCCTTGTCCCGTTCCGGTTTCTAGAGAAGCTCGCGGGCTTCAGGCGGCGTTCTCGCAGAGCTTCTTGAATCGGACCAGATCGCTATGGAATTGGTGCCGAAGTGCCGGTCGAAACAAGGTCATCCCCAAACGGCCCAAGGCACCCAGGGGCGCTGAAAGCCGCTCATCCCAATGCACGGCTGTCCCCGGCGTTCCGGCACGGTCGTGGAGGGTAAAGGTTCCCTCGCCTGTCACGAGACCGACGTGTTTCACCGACCATTTCTGGAGAGGTTCGAATTCCGTGACCTCCATATGGTCGGTCGTGCGAAGAAAGAGAATCTGCGTCGGCACACGCATGATAGTTCCCACTCCAACGGGCCCGTCTGTCAATTTTTCGATGGAGAGAGCGTCTTTCATCCACTCGGGCTGCAACTGCAGATCGACCAGAATGTCCCAGGTGGCCTGCCGGTCTGTCGGGACTTCGATCTCGGTGTGGATGGCCACAGCATTCCGGATCGGCTTGGCGGTGTACTCTTCGTTTTGCATGATCAGATCGATGGAAGCCTTGCTTCAGTTGGCGAGCGCGCGTTCGTCTCGCGAGACGGTCTCGCCGGTGATTGCCAGAAATCCTCGAGCGAATCCGCTGAATTCGACCATGGAATCGAAGGAATGTGCATTATACTTCTGTGCCAGATCGGCATCGAACCCGCCGCCGCCGACCACCGACGTCCCGCCGCATTTTGAAGTCAGCTCCCGCAATCCCTCGAGCTCGGCTTTCTGTGCTTTTGCGTCGAGGGTGTCGTTGGAGGTTCGCCAGATGATCTTTGCCTGATGCGAAGTGGCCATGGGCGCGAGCGCATCGAGGGGCAGGTTGGCCCCGGCATTGATGGCTCGGAACCCCAATTCCTCAAGCACGGCAGCGACACTTAGCGAGGGGAGCACGTATGGGTTGCCGGCGACAGCACCGCCGATCGCGAGGGGGGCGGTGCGCTCGGGTGCCGTGATCACGTTTCGAATCGTGTTGAGGGCCCGCACGCAATGCTCGACGGCGGTGTGCTCGATGGCGATCCCGGTCGGGTCGTCATGGTAAATCTCGCCGACATGCTGAAGGGAAATTCGAATGGGCCCATCGCAGATCTCGGCCACGGACGCGCCCGCGAGGAAAGCGGCGAACAATCGCTGCTCGACCTCGGGTCCACGTAATTCGCGGAACATTTCGGAGCACTCCCGGGGGAGAGCGTCCGTGGTGCGAGCGCCTGAGGCGCTGACGGCGGGCAAACCAATTCTCTCCGGGTCCGCGAGGGTGATTCCGGCCGCACGAATAAAGCGAACCGCCTCGGTCAGGGGAATTCGTCGGTGGCCGCCAGCGGTTCGACTTACACGGATTCGGCCGTCATCGACCCATCGCTTCAGGGAAGATTCGCTGGCCCCGATGGCCCGGGCGAGGTCTCGAGGGCTTAAAAAGGACTTGAGTTCCGGTTCCATTGGGCGAGTTTGAATGTTTTTCACGATATTACAATCCGAAAACAATAAATTTGTCGGAGAATCCTCTTGACGAGAGATCGTTATGAACGTTATGAACGTTTTGAACGTTTCACACACCTCATCGTAAGGAACCAAGGAGGAATGCCTGATGTCACCTTTTGAAATGCCGCAGACGAAATCCCGTTTGAACCCGCAGGAAGTGGACCGCATCAGCGAAGGGATGATCCTCGCCGGGGCGGTGGATGCTTGCCAGATGCCCCACAGTGGTGGGCAGGTCGGGGACTCGCCCGAGCGCTCCCTCGCCCGCGCAATCCTCTTCGACGCTGTTTCCTGCGCTGTACGCCACCATGCGTCACCGCTGCGGAACCAGCGAAGCGAGGCCAATGCCGCATTGGCCTGGATTCAGGACCCTGATGGGTCATGGTTCCTTTCTTTCCCGCGCATCTGTGATTCGCTCGGGATCGGCGAGGACTACTTGCGCGAATTGGTGATGCGCACCGTCATGGCGGAGCAAGGACAAGTGGATCATGCCGAGGCAGCCTGACCTGGGAAAGCTCCGCCGGGCCAACGGCAAGCCTTCCCCAAAGCTCGTCGTTGCCGAGCCCAAAGCAAAACCCGCGCTTCGGTCTGTGGACCAACCACGAGTTGAGGCGGCGGTCCGGGAGATTCTGCTCGCGATTGGAGAGAATCCGGATCGGGAGGGCCTCGTGGATACTCCCTCCCGGGTAGCACGCTCGTACGCGGAACTCTTCGGGGGGCTTTTCGAGAAGCCTGGCCGCCACCTTGGCAAGCTGTTCGACCATGAGGGCGCCGCATCGGATCTGATCGTGGTGCGGGATATCGAGTTCACCTCGGTTTGTGAACACCATCTGTTGCCATTCTACGGACGCGCGCAAGTCGCCTACCAGCCGGGAGGCGAGAAAGTCGTCGGCCTCAGTAAAATTGCACGGACAG
This window of the Candidatus Binatia bacterium genome carries:
- a CDS encoding mechanosensitive ion channel, which encodes MEEYQELLGQGAGQMVDLVSQWGLQVLGAIGVLIIGWWLSSRISATTRRALERGKVDATLVPFFSNMAYYLALAVTIIAVLNLFGIETTSLIAVLGAATVAIGLALQGTLSSFASGVMLLIFRPFKVGDFVDIGGVTGSVIEVSLFTTLLHTPDNVAIIVPNSNVYGAVIRNFSANTTRRHDITMGIGYDDDIGVAMDTLRKVLEADARVMQDPAPFLGVVELADSSVNILVRCWCESKDFFVLKTDLLREFKEKLEAAGCSIPYPQQDIHVHREEAAQSTSA
- a CDS encoding AsmA-like C-terminal region-containing protein, which produces MFFRKFLKFALSGLILLAGFLWLIQTPFGFQHVLTPALSLGGIGTLDAAHGRLDLRGKLVLTDAQYRYEEAGIEASLQSGSIAIDLLSLFGNAPIAIESVEIQQGTLVLTDAPAESASLSEANPVAPEAEANTTKTALRLPFSVGLGVLSDFTYRQIHQSGDTVIEAESLRLEDLEAGKQGSLTSLLHWRNQNATGTGAQVHAEIKAQLSLNERNNPRNWKLQVEASQGSGGGNGKEAIKTLNLAIQAQHDGEDHLKAEMKLSGKESGKQFGSLSGEIILSGLASPSLMQSLHLDTSTEIDHLSLGSVLSFLPPSPSRPKILGELDGSIQAVGTLAGPLDIKTEVAIEGLRIEGSPVSARELKIGITASSKLEKGGDMLEIAELKIKLGEGHLKARGSASPQTSSFSIQIEAQEFPVATALALGGLDTAKEFGALPLNGEIKVQSDADASLTLSGSNKLAVLLPKAKTPEFFILKTELQSKKDGSITTAIEGTNPPHAGNFSITATIEKTTEVTVNIKDMNLTSLVQPFLDAKPIDEEAPPPIEKIPLPETVAEKRATKADPLLVHLDIDQSRYRDVHVGKMKAEFSRTVDKIHVEVTGSDVSKGDIDFQIDSSEVGADRLQWKGSGKGIRLQPLMDAFAGSTTVGGKLQFETSGLSREPIPAPAIDGLNGSINLHLRDGKLEGFKALDLLAKATGINLMGAFAFSKLDGSIEIESGTARIKDLQAGGAIGNIQAFGTVDLKGPGAIDMKINPRVGPSVAGLLKGIKPIHAILGTAEGLLSLPINIAVSGPFADPKYAVVTQGAGEAVSSRGGKLVGQILDGVTLGGSSALLGALLPSKKSEEAAAAPQAGTNSEKPGEASQP
- a CDS encoding ATP-binding cassette domain-containing protein encodes the protein MIFAEKLTLDFHGRILFENVNAKFVPGNCYGLIGANGAGKSTFLRCLSGEQEPSSGAVTVPGNLRLSMLKQNHFEYDDVEALQAVIMGHQRLSTVMAEKDAIYAKPDFSDEDGIRAGELEEEFGNLDGWNAESDAGQLLNSLGIEEARHGRLVKDLSDNEKVRVLLAQALFGDPDILLLDEPTNHLDVDSILWLEEFLYGFKNTVIVVSHDRHFLDRICTHIADIDYQKVEIYTGNYSFWYEASQMALHQRRQANQKKEDKIKELQAFIQRFSANASKSRQATSRKSLLDKITLDEIKPSSRKYPWVEFPSGEKPLGKEVLAIDKISLSVDGEPLFTDLSFTASKGERIAIVGSDLAVTGLLEVLAGMREPDAGEVKRGHTVNLGCFPKDNTQFFDTDLNLTNWLRQFTENQEENFVRSFLGRMLFSGDEVEKSARVLSGGEKVRCMLASIMLQAPNVMVLDGPTNHLDLESITALNNGLLKFDGTMVFASHDVQFVQSLASRVIELDGTEFFDLNMGYEAYLANADRRARRGLAA
- a CDS encoding YiiX/YebB-like N1pC/P60 family cysteine hydrolase, which gives rise to MNWLRAKAFGWGAAYLTRPREGEASGPPVNPEMLRRTLRRGDVLLVEGNQRVSEVIKFLTQSSWSHAALYLGSPVKGLPESLPPGVAASREAGDNHLLIEAVLGEGVTLSPLSRYDGFNLRICRPVGLRQEDLETVVGKTVSQLGSRYNVRQVFELARYLFPVELIPARFRRKALEATSELTHEVICSSLIAQAFQDVGFPILPHLLAQEPPESRSAWSPLRVWRRPYSGLFEHKKSQLITPRDFDLSPYFEVVKLPVDGAEGFDYRRMRWIESE
- a CDS encoding alpha/beta hydrolase, encoding MPSPEYTAVLALMGDASPFAPGAEVSVLREGMEAMMGAMPAPAGMKAEPISAGGVPAEWISFTDSDTSRALLYLHGGGYAIGSIATHRALAGRLARELGCRVLILDYRLAPENPHPAAVEDALAACRFLRDSGIAPDKTVIAGDSAGGGLTVATLLALRDAGEPLPAAAAGLSAWLDLAGTGPSNTEKAAVDPVVTMEGLLEMAGWYLGEQAAADTPTASPLYADPSGLPPLLLQVGEAEVLRDDSTRFAAKAKEAGVSVQLEVWPDMVHVWHAFGDDVPESRDAVAGLAQFLNKHVSTS